In a single window of the Agromyces sp. H17E-10 genome:
- a CDS encoding carboxymuconolactone decarboxylase family protein, with product MRPYLDKCGPASWQAASDYSAVVAREAAELGLGAEEIELIKVRASQLNGCGFCLDLHSRQARAAGVAQQLLDLLPAWRETDRYSPRQEAVLAVAEAVTRLPLTDDAQADLAAARQVLGERKFVAAEWVAATINLFNRISILSEHPVRPRDAEGRLR from the coding sequence ATGCGTCCGTACCTCGACAAGTGCGGTCCGGCGTCATGGCAGGCCGCCTCGGACTACTCGGCCGTCGTCGCCCGCGAGGCGGCCGAGCTCGGCCTCGGCGCCGAGGAGATCGAGCTCATCAAGGTCCGGGCCTCCCAGCTGAACGGGTGCGGCTTCTGCCTCGACCTCCACTCGAGGCAGGCCCGCGCGGCCGGCGTCGCGCAGCAGCTGCTCGACCTGCTGCCGGCCTGGCGCGAGACCGACCGCTACTCGCCGCGGCAGGAGGCGGTGCTCGCGGTCGCGGAAGCCGTGACCCGCCTGCCGTTGACCGATGACGCCCAGGCCGACCTCGCCGCCGCACGGCAGGTGCTCGGCGAGCGCAAGTTCGTCGCCGCCGAATGGGTCGCCGCGACCATCAACCTCTTCAACCGCATCTCGATCCTGAGCGAGCATCCCGTCAGGCCACGGGACGCGGAGGGGCGGCTCCGGTGA
- a CDS encoding acetyl/propionyl/methylcrotonyl-CoA carboxylase subunit alpha, translating into MPRITKVLIANRGEIAVRVIRAARDAGLGSVAVYADQDRDARHVKLADEAYALDGTTSADTYLVIDKILSVARRSGADAVHPGYGFLAENPDFARAVIAAGLIWIGPSPEAIERLGDKVSARHVAEKVGAPLAPGTLNPVADASEVLDFVDVHGLPVAIKAAFGGGGRGLKVARTRDEVPELFESATREAVAAFGRGECFVEKYLDKPRHVETQCLADQHGNVVVVSTRDCSLQRRHQKLVEEAPAPFLTDAQIEALYSASKAILKEVGYVGAGTCEFLIGQDGTVSFLEVNTRLQVEHPVSEEVTGLDLVREQFRLAEGGVLDYPDPVTTGHSFEFRINGEDPGRNFLPAPGPIHQLRFPGGPGVRVDSGVTSGDEISGAFDSLLAKLIVTGRDRKDALERARRALDEFEVAGLPTVLPFHRDIVDDPAFAPAGDEPFSVYTRWIETEYDNTIEPWSGELEETTGPAARTNVVVEVAGRRIDVSLPKRLAGGASLSRTAGPAPRRRSGSHAVDTGTGDAVKAPMQATVVKVAVAEGDKVVKGDLVLVLEAMKMEQPIVAHKDGVVGGINAEAGATVSSGHLLLSIADA; encoded by the coding sequence ATGCCGCGCATCACCAAGGTCCTCATCGCCAACCGTGGAGAGATCGCCGTCCGCGTCATCCGCGCCGCACGCGACGCCGGCCTCGGCTCGGTCGCCGTGTACGCCGATCAGGACCGCGACGCCCGTCACGTGAAGCTCGCCGACGAGGCCTACGCGCTCGACGGCACGACGAGCGCCGACACGTACCTCGTCATCGACAAGATCCTCTCGGTGGCCCGTCGCTCGGGTGCCGACGCCGTGCACCCCGGCTACGGCTTCCTCGCCGAGAACCCCGACTTCGCCCGCGCCGTCATCGCCGCGGGCCTCATCTGGATCGGCCCGTCGCCCGAGGCGATCGAACGCCTCGGCGACAAGGTGTCGGCCCGGCACGTGGCCGAGAAGGTGGGCGCGCCGCTCGCGCCCGGCACCCTCAACCCCGTGGCGGATGCCTCGGAGGTGCTCGACTTCGTCGACGTGCACGGCCTGCCCGTCGCGATCAAGGCGGCGTTCGGCGGCGGCGGCCGCGGTCTCAAGGTCGCTCGCACCCGCGACGAGGTGCCCGAGCTGTTCGAGTCCGCCACCCGCGAGGCGGTCGCCGCGTTCGGCCGGGGCGAGTGCTTCGTCGAGAAGTACCTCGACAAGCCCCGCCACGTCGAGACCCAGTGCCTCGCCGACCAGCACGGCAACGTCGTCGTCGTGTCGACGCGCGACTGCTCGCTGCAGCGCCGGCACCAGAAGCTCGTCGAGGAGGCGCCCGCGCCGTTCCTCACCGATGCCCAGATCGAGGCGCTGTACAGCGCCTCCAAGGCGATCCTCAAGGAGGTCGGCTACGTCGGCGCCGGCACCTGCGAGTTCCTCATCGGCCAGGACGGCACGGTCTCGTTCCTCGAGGTGAACACGCGCCTGCAGGTGGAGCACCCCGTGTCCGAGGAGGTCACGGGCCTCGACCTCGTGCGCGAGCAGTTCCGACTCGCCGAGGGCGGCGTGCTCGACTACCCCGACCCTGTGACGACCGGCCACTCGTTCGAGTTCCGCATCAACGGCGAAGACCCGGGCCGCAACTTCCTGCCCGCGCCGGGCCCGATCCACCAGCTGCGCTTCCCGGGCGGTCCCGGCGTGCGCGTCGACTCGGGCGTGACGAGCGGCGACGAGATCTCGGGCGCCTTCGACTCGCTGCTCGCCAAGCTCATCGTCACCGGCCGCGACCGCAAGGACGCGCTCGAGCGCGCCCGCCGCGCCCTCGACGAGTTCGAGGTCGCCGGGCTGCCGACCGTGCTGCCCTTCCACCGCGACATCGTCGACGACCCCGCCTTCGCCCCGGCCGGCGACGAGCCGTTCTCGGTGTACACGCGCTGGATCGAGACCGAGTACGACAACACGATCGAGCCGTGGTCGGGCGAGCTCGAGGAGACGACGGGGCCCGCCGCGCGCACGAACGTGGTCGTCGAGGTCGCCGGCCGACGCATCGACGTCAGCCTGCCGAAGCGACTCGCGGGCGGAGCATCCCTCTCGCGCACCGCCGGCCCCGCCCCGCGCCGCCGCAGCGGCTCGCACGCCGTCGACACCGGCACCGGCGACGCCGTGAAGGCGCCCATGCAGGCGACCGTCGTCAAGGTCGCCGTCGCCGAGGGCGACAAGGTCGTCAAGGGCGACCTCGTGCTCGTGCTCGAGGCGATGAAGATGGAGCAGCCCATCGTCGCCCACAAGGACGGCGTCGTCGGCGGCATCAACGCCGAGGCCGGCGCGACCGTCTCGAGCGGCCACCTGCTGCTGTCGATCGCCGACGCGTAG
- a CDS encoding amino acid permease encodes MNLRVKSVEASIADSVDESRSLKRSLGTWDLALMGIAVAVGAGIFSVGAQAAANFAGPSVILSFVLAAVTCGLAIMCYAEFASTVPVAGSAYTFTYATMGELLAWIIGWDLILEMFTAAAVLAKYWGVYLSEALLAFGVPFPATFSIGGIEVSWPAFLIVAVFTVLLVAGTKLTARVGAVFTLIKVAIVLFVIVVGFFFVQAANFTPFIPEAVPTEGGAADAWTQSLFAWMTGAAPAQYGVFGMLAAASLVFFAFIGFDVVATSAEEVREPQKRLPRGIFLGLGIVTLLYVLVSIVMTGMVPYTELAAEESPSLATAFRLVGQDWASAVISLGALAGLTTVIMVLLLGLSRIVFAMSRDGLLPRWLSKTTEHTKTPARIQIIGGTVVALVAAFTDVGLLEEMINIGTLSAFVLVSIGVVVLRRTRPDLKRGFTVPLSPVLPILSAALCVWLMLNLTTLTWVRFLVWLVLGVVIYLLYGRRRSRLAGERVSEVELPTAQGT; translated from the coding sequence ATGAACCTGCGCGTGAAATCGGTCGAGGCCTCGATCGCCGACTCGGTCGACGAGTCGAGGAGCCTCAAACGCTCGCTCGGCACCTGGGACCTCGCCCTCATGGGCATCGCGGTCGCGGTCGGCGCCGGCATCTTCTCGGTCGGGGCGCAGGCCGCCGCGAACTTCGCGGGGCCGAGCGTCATCCTCTCGTTCGTGCTCGCCGCCGTCACGTGCGGCCTCGCGATCATGTGCTACGCCGAGTTCGCCTCGACGGTGCCCGTCGCCGGCAGCGCCTACACCTTCACCTACGCGACGATGGGGGAGCTGCTCGCCTGGATCATCGGGTGGGACCTCATCCTCGAGATGTTCACCGCCGCTGCGGTGCTCGCGAAGTACTGGGGCGTGTACCTGTCGGAGGCGCTCCTCGCGTTCGGCGTGCCGTTCCCGGCGACGTTCTCGATCGGCGGCATCGAGGTGAGCTGGCCCGCCTTCCTCATCGTCGCGGTCTTCACGGTGCTGCTCGTCGCGGGCACGAAGCTCACCGCGCGCGTGGGCGCCGTGTTCACGCTCATCAAGGTCGCGATCGTGCTGTTCGTGATCGTCGTGGGCTTCTTCTTCGTGCAGGCGGCCAACTTCACGCCGTTCATCCCCGAGGCGGTGCCCACCGAGGGCGGGGCGGCGGATGCCTGGACGCAGTCGTTGTTCGCCTGGATGACGGGTGCGGCGCCGGCGCAGTACGGCGTGTTCGGCATGCTGGCCGCGGCATCCCTCGTGTTCTTCGCGTTCATCGGGTTCGACGTGGTCGCGACGAGCGCCGAGGAGGTGCGCGAGCCGCAGAAACGGCTGCCCCGGGGCATCTTCCTCGGGCTCGGCATCGTGACGCTGCTCTACGTGCTCGTCTCGATCGTGATGACGGGCATGGTGCCGTACACCGAGCTCGCGGCTGAAGAGAGCCCGTCGCTCGCGACCGCGTTCCGGCTCGTCGGCCAGGACTGGGCGTCGGCCGTCATCTCGCTCGGCGCGCTCGCTGGTCTCACGACCGTGATCATGGTGCTGCTGCTCGGCCTGTCGCGCATCGTGTTCGCGATGAGCCGCGACGGGCTGTTGCCGCGCTGGCTCTCGAAGACGACCGAGCACACGAAGACCCCGGCGCGCATCCAGATCATCGGCGGCACGGTCGTCGCCCTCGTCGCCGCGTTCACCGACGTCGGCCTCCTCGAGGAGATGATCAACATCGGCACGCTCTCGGCGTTCGTGCTCGTGTCGATCGGCGTGGTCGTGCTGCGCCGCACCCGGCCCGACCTCAAGCGCGGCTTCACGGTGCCGCTCTCGCCCGTGCTGCCGATCCTCTCGGCGGCGCTCTGCGTGTGGCTCATGCTCAACCTGACGACGCTCACCTGGGTGCGGTTCCTCGTGTGGCTCGTGCTCGGCGTCGTGATCTACCTGCTCTACGGCCGGCGCCGGTCCCGCCTCGCGGGCGAACGCGTGAGCGAGGTCGAACTGCCGACCGCTCAGGGCACCTGA
- a CDS encoding Maf family protein, with the protein MRLYLASTSPARLQTLRSAGIEPIAVPPGVDEEAAVAAREAIDGPLAAPDMVQLLARAKAEALVGAQPGGEPIDGLILGGDSAFLTGGAIHGKPHTPEVAKARWLAQNGGHGDLWSGHWLIDHRGGRANGAVGRADVATVRFAALDESEIDAYIASGEPLLVAGAFTVDSLGGPFIRRVEGDPSTVVGLSLSTLRDLVRELGVDWTSLWNRGA; encoded by the coding sequence ATGCGCCTCTACCTCGCCTCAACGTCGCCCGCCCGCCTGCAGACGCTGCGCTCGGCGGGCATCGAGCCGATCGCGGTGCCACCCGGCGTCGACGAGGAGGCGGCCGTAGCGGCACGCGAGGCGATCGACGGCCCGCTCGCGGCGCCCGACATGGTGCAGCTGCTCGCCCGCGCGAAGGCCGAGGCGCTCGTGGGCGCCCAGCCGGGCGGCGAGCCGATCGACGGGCTCATCCTCGGCGGCGACTCGGCGTTCCTCACGGGCGGCGCGATCCACGGCAAGCCGCACACGCCCGAGGTCGCGAAGGCGCGCTGGCTCGCCCAGAACGGCGGCCACGGCGACCTGTGGTCGGGCCATTGGCTCATCGACCACCGGGGCGGCCGCGCGAACGGCGCGGTCGGACGGGCCGATGTCGCGACCGTCCGCTTCGCCGCGCTCGACGAGTCCGAGATCGACGCGTACATCGCCTCGGGCGAACCGCTGCTCGTCGCCGGCGCGTTCACGGTCGACTCGCTCGGCGGGCCGTTCATCCGCCGCGTCGAGGGCGATCCGTCGACCGTCGTCGGCCTCTCGCTGTCGACGCTGCGCGACCTCGTGCGAGAGCTCGGCGTCGACTGGACCTCGCTCTGGAACCGCGGCGCCTGA
- a CDS encoding class I SAM-dependent RNA methyltransferase, whose product MVNPDRRRSNRSRRRPAGSAAAAPRVQRPAPAEPRLDGPVLELDVERIAHGGVAVARHEGRVVFVADAIPGERVRARVTDDSKAKFWRADTLEVLDASPDRREHPWAEAGVDRAPELRAGGAEFGHIAMARQRALKAEVLVDALARFGGVERAVAVEAVDPALAPGADAEQGTGWRTRLRLQVDAEGRVGPYASRSHRVVPVASVPLAVPELAPLAPLDERFAGATAVDLVAPSLGNPWVVVDTGESTRGGRQRIEEQVGDRVFRLDRGGFWQVHRGAAATLTSAVQQAVDAELFDPRAANHDLYGGVGLLAAAVGDRFGETVRITSVESDARATEHAGANLADWVGARAITGRVDRYLDELVATAAASRTERDRLHAATVVLDPPRSGAGREVVDRLAELRPRQLVYVACDPVALARDVGLLRERGYELDEVRAFDLFPNTHHVEAVARLTVAG is encoded by the coding sequence ATGGTGAACCCCGATCGTCGACGCAGCAACCGATCCCGCCGCCGCCCGGCGGGCTCCGCAGCTGCCGCGCCTCGCGTCCAGCGCCCCGCCCCGGCCGAACCCAGGCTCGACGGGCCGGTGCTCGAGCTCGACGTCGAACGGATCGCGCACGGCGGCGTCGCCGTCGCGCGACACGAGGGCCGGGTGGTCTTCGTCGCCGACGCGATTCCGGGCGAGCGGGTCAGGGCCCGCGTCACCGACGACTCGAAGGCGAAGTTCTGGCGCGCCGACACCCTCGAGGTGCTCGACGCCTCGCCCGACCGGCGCGAGCACCCCTGGGCCGAGGCGGGCGTCGACCGCGCGCCCGAGCTCCGCGCGGGCGGTGCCGAGTTCGGCCACATCGCGATGGCCCGCCAGCGCGCGCTGAAGGCCGAGGTGCTCGTCGACGCACTCGCGCGGTTCGGCGGCGTCGAGCGCGCCGTCGCCGTCGAGGCCGTCGACCCCGCCCTCGCGCCCGGCGCCGACGCCGAACAGGGCACCGGCTGGCGCACGCGCCTGCGGCTCCAGGTCGACGCCGAGGGCCGGGTCGGGCCGTACGCGTCGCGCAGTCATCGCGTCGTGCCGGTCGCGTCGGTGCCGCTCGCGGTACCCGAGCTCGCGCCGCTCGCCCCGCTCGACGAGCGGTTCGCCGGCGCCACGGCGGTCGATCTCGTCGCACCGTCGCTCGGCAACCCCTGGGTGGTCGTCGACACGGGCGAGTCCACGCGCGGCGGTCGTCAGCGCATCGAGGAGCAGGTCGGCGACCGGGTCTTCCGACTCGACCGGGGCGGCTTCTGGCAGGTGCACCGCGGCGCCGCGGCGACGCTGACCTCGGCTGTGCAGCAGGCCGTCGACGCCGAGCTGTTCGACCCGCGGGCGGCGAACCACGACCTCTACGGCGGAGTGGGCCTGCTCGCGGCGGCCGTCGGCGACCGCTTCGGCGAGACGGTGCGCATCACGAGCGTCGAGTCCGACGCGCGGGCGACCGAGCACGCCGGCGCGAACCTCGCCGACTGGGTCGGCGCCCGCGCGATCACCGGCCGGGTCGACCGCTACCTCGACGAGCTCGTCGCCACGGCCGCCGCGAGCCGCACCGAGCGCGACCGGCTGCACGCCGCGACCGTCGTGCTCGACCCGCCGCGTTCGGGCGCCGGTCGCGAGGTGGTCGACCGGCTCGCCGAACTCCGCCCCCGGCAGCTCGTGTACGTGGCGTGCGACCCCGTCGCGCTCGCCCGTGACGTGGGACTGCTGCGCGAACGCGGCTACGAGCTCGACGAGGTGCGCGCGTTCGACCTCTTCCCGAACACCCACCACGTCGAGGCGGTGGCGCGGCTGACGGTCGCCGGGTAG
- a CDS encoding purine-nucleoside phosphorylase: MHDANPLDAPSADPFAIAREAADQIADLTGVEHHDIALTLGSGWGKAAELIGETTHTIAATDVPGFSKPAVEGHVGTLRSVLLPTGKRALVIGARTHYYERHGVRRVVHSVRTAAATGAKTMILTNGAGGIKETWKPGTPVLISDHINLTADSPLEGATFVDLTDLYSKRLRDLAHSIDPTLDEGVYCQFTGPHYETPAEVQMAKAIGGHIVGMSTALEAIAARQAGMEVLGMSLITNLAAGIQQTPLSHQEVIEAGQAAEPVISALLAKIVASL; this comes from the coding sequence ATGCACGATGCCAACCCGCTCGACGCGCCCTCAGCCGACCCGTTCGCCATCGCCCGCGAGGCCGCGGACCAGATCGCCGACCTGACCGGCGTCGAGCACCACGACATCGCCCTCACGCTCGGCTCGGGCTGGGGCAAGGCCGCCGAGCTCATCGGCGAGACGACCCACACGATCGCGGCCACCGACGTGCCCGGCTTCTCGAAGCCCGCCGTCGAGGGGCACGTCGGCACGCTGCGCTCGGTGCTGCTGCCGACCGGCAAGCGCGCCCTCGTCATCGGCGCCCGCACCCACTACTACGAGCGGCACGGCGTGCGCCGGGTCGTGCACTCGGTGCGCACCGCGGCCGCGACGGGCGCGAAGACCATGATCCTCACCAACGGCGCCGGCGGCATCAAGGAGACGTGGAAGCCCGGCACACCCGTGCTCATCAGCGACCACATCAACCTCACGGCCGACTCGCCGCTCGAGGGCGCGACGTTCGTCGACCTCACCGACCTCTACTCGAAGCGCCTGCGCGACCTGGCGCACTCGATCGACCCGACCCTCGACGAGGGCGTGTACTGCCAGTTCACCGGGCCGCACTATGAGACGCCCGCCGAGGTGCAGATGGCGAAGGCCATCGGCGGCCACATCGTCGGCATGTCGACCGCGCTCGAGGCGATCGCCGCGCGCCAGGCGGGCATGGAGGTGCTCGGCATGTCGCTCATCACGAACCTCGCCGCCGGCATCCAGCAGACGCCGCTCAGCCACCAGGAGGTCATCGAGGCCGGCCAGGCCGCTGAGCCCGTGATCAGCGCCCTGCTCGCGAAGATCGTCGCCTCGCTCTAG
- a CDS encoding acyl-CoA carboxylase epsilon subunit, with translation MNDDEMDASGTARTVAGGDPRAVDLRILTSVTDEEAAAVTAVLLAAVDAEAAVDASAAEAEPGRDPWVRSTTAFRRPVEVGPGRWVRSLR, from the coding sequence ATGAACGACGACGAGATGGATGCCTCGGGCACGGCGCGGACCGTGGCAGGGGGCGACCCCCGCGCGGTCGACCTGCGCATCCTCACCAGCGTGACCGACGAGGAGGCCGCAGCGGTCACCGCGGTGCTCCTCGCCGCGGTCGACGCCGAAGCGGCCGTCGACGCCTCCGCCGCCGAGGCCGAACCGGGCCGCGACCCGTGGGTGCGGTCGACGACGGCGTTCCGCCGGCCGGTCGAGGTCGGCCCGGGTCGCTGGGTGCGCTCGCTCCGCTGA
- a CDS encoding response regulator transcription factor — protein MADGAHQATVAIVDDHEAVRLGLRAACETAGYVVVADTADVATLIPIIDGRPCDVVVLDLSLGDGTSVTENVRAVLRTGSAVLVHSIADRVAAVRESLAAGAAGVIPKASPMSAVIASIATVAAGGVLNNVEWASAIEADRDFAKAQLGRRERDVLHLYASGLPLKAVAIQLGIAHSTAREYLDRIRAKYVEVGRPAPTKVDLLRRAVEDGILPGLDDGGDARS, from the coding sequence GTGGCAGACGGCGCGCATCAGGCGACGGTCGCGATCGTCGACGACCACGAGGCCGTACGGCTCGGTCTGCGCGCCGCGTGCGAAACGGCGGGGTACGTCGTGGTCGCCGACACGGCCGACGTCGCGACCCTCATCCCCATCATCGACGGTCGCCCGTGCGACGTCGTCGTGCTCGACCTCTCGCTCGGCGACGGCACGAGCGTGACCGAGAACGTCCGTGCGGTGCTCCGCACCGGCAGCGCGGTGCTCGTGCACAGCATCGCCGACCGGGTCGCGGCGGTGCGCGAGTCGCTCGCCGCCGGGGCTGCGGGCGTCATTCCGAAGGCCTCGCCGATGTCGGCGGTCATCGCGTCGATCGCGACGGTCGCCGCGGGCGGCGTGCTCAACAACGTCGAGTGGGCGAGCGCGATCGAGGCCGACCGCGACTTCGCGAAGGCGCAGCTCGGCCGGCGCGAGCGCGACGTGCTCCACCTCTACGCCTCGGGACTCCCGCTCAAGGCCGTCGCCATCCAGCTCGGCATCGCCCACTCGACGGCGCGCGAGTACCTCGACCGCATCCGCGCGAAGTACGTCGAGGTCGGTCGTCCAGCCCCCACGAAGGTCGACCTGCTGCGTCGGGCGGTCGAAGACGGCATCCTGCCGGGCCTCGACGACGGCGGAGATGCCCGCTCCTGA
- a CDS encoding GNAT family N-acetyltransferase codes for MTAERFTVEDRPAESRYVLLDHEASAVVDSIEADAASGASTAPDPVIGEEQYVDVLGDSGRTERVLIHTGVDDGYAGQGLASFLVRTVVDDVIARGFAIVPVCPYVRAWLPKHPEYAAHVVPRRPEHLAAIRARG; via the coding sequence ATGACCGCAGAACGCTTCACCGTCGAGGACCGGCCGGCCGAGTCGCGCTACGTGCTGCTCGATCACGAGGCATCCGCGGTCGTCGACTCGATCGAGGCGGATGCCGCGTCGGGAGCGTCCACGGCACCCGACCCCGTCATCGGCGAGGAGCAGTACGTCGACGTCCTCGGCGATTCGGGCCGCACCGAGCGGGTGCTCATCCACACCGGCGTCGACGACGGCTACGCAGGCCAGGGGCTCGCCTCGTTCCTCGTGCGGACGGTCGTCGACGACGTGATCGCGCGCGGCTTCGCGATCGTGCCGGTCTGCCCCTACGTGCGCGCCTGGCTGCCGAAGCATCCCGAGTACGCCGCGCACGTCGTGCCGCGGCGCCCCGAGCATCTCGCGGCGATCCGCGCTCGCGGCTGA
- a CDS encoding NAD(P)H-quinone dehydrogenase, which produces MAYEFERTQRIAVLGGGPGGYEAALAAAQLGAEVTLIERAGVGGSAVLTDVVPSKSLIATAEASNAVKEAADLGVQFYAKGEAEKAVKPQVAINLAAVNKRLLGLAAQQSEDMRSNLLEAGVHLVHGEGRLDGPNAVIVSTAKGGTDFDRIEADTLVLSVGASPRVLPTAVPDGERILTWTQLYSLQQVPEHLIVVGSGVTGAEFASAYRALGAKVTLISSRDQVLPGEDADAASVIEKVFKRNGMKVLNKSRAESVVREGDGVVATLSDGREVHGSHCLMAVGSVPNTRDLGLEQAGVQLAESGHIRVNRVARTSMPNIYAAGDCTTFLPLASVASMQGRTAVFHAMGDVVNPPENRNITSNIFTQPEIATVGWTEKEIEEGVVPGVVYKLPLSSNPRAKMMGIREGFVKLFASSGSGSIIGGVIVAPKASELIFPLALAVEHRLTVDQFAEAFPVYPSLSGSLTDAARAMHIVR; this is translated from the coding sequence ATGGCCTACGAGTTCGAGCGCACGCAACGGATCGCCGTCCTCGGAGGGGGACCCGGCGGCTACGAGGCGGCACTCGCCGCGGCCCAGCTCGGTGCGGAGGTCACCCTCATCGAGCGTGCGGGCGTCGGCGGCTCAGCCGTGCTCACCGACGTCGTGCCCTCGAAGTCGCTCATCGCCACCGCAGAGGCATCCAACGCCGTGAAGGAGGCGGCAGACCTCGGCGTGCAGTTCTACGCGAAGGGCGAGGCCGAGAAGGCCGTCAAGCCGCAGGTCGCGATCAACCTCGCCGCCGTGAACAAGCGGCTCCTCGGACTCGCCGCGCAGCAGTCGGAGGACATGCGCTCGAACCTCCTCGAGGCCGGCGTGCACCTCGTGCACGGCGAGGGTCGCCTCGACGGCCCCAACGCGGTGATCGTCTCGACGGCGAAGGGCGGCACCGACTTCGACCGCATCGAGGCCGACACGCTCGTGCTCTCGGTCGGCGCGTCGCCGCGCGTGCTGCCGACGGCGGTGCCCGACGGCGAGCGCATCCTGACCTGGACGCAGCTCTACTCGCTCCAGCAGGTGCCCGAGCACCTGATCGTCGTGGGATCCGGCGTCACCGGCGCCGAGTTCGCCTCGGCGTACCGGGCGCTCGGTGCGAAGGTCACGCTCATCTCGAGCCGCGACCAAGTGCTGCCCGGCGAAGATGCCGACGCGGCATCCGTCATCGAGAAGGTGTTCAAGCGCAACGGCATGAAGGTGCTGAACAAGTCGCGCGCCGAGTCGGTCGTGCGCGAGGGCGACGGCGTCGTCGCGACGCTCTCCGACGGGCGCGAGGTGCACGGTTCGCACTGCCTCATGGCGGTCGGCTCGGTGCCGAACACGCGCGACCTCGGGCTCGAGCAGGCGGGCGTGCAGCTCGCCGAGTCGGGGCACATCCGGGTGAACCGGGTGGCGCGCACCTCGATGCCGAACATCTACGCGGCCGGCGACTGCACGACGTTCCTGCCGCTCGCCTCGGTCGCCTCGATGCAGGGGCGCACGGCCGTGTTCCACGCGATGGGCGACGTCGTGAACCCGCCCGAGAACCGCAACATCACCTCGAACATCTTCACCCAGCCCGAGATCGCGACCGTCGGCTGGACCGAGAAGGAGATCGAGGAGGGCGTCGTGCCGGGCGTCGTCTACAAGCTGCCGCTGTCGTCGAACCCGCGCGCGAAGATGATGGGCATCCGCGAGGGCTTCGTGAAGCTCTTCGCCTCGAGCGGCTCCGGCTCGATCATCGGCGGCGTCATCGTCGCGCCGAAGGCCTCCGAGCTCATCTTCCCGCTCGCGCTCGCCGTCGAGCACCGGCTCACGGTCGATCAGTTCGCCGAAGCGTTCCCGGTGTACCCCTCGCTGTCGGGCTCGCTCACCGACGCCGCGCGAGCCATGCACATCGTGCGCTGA
- a CDS encoding sensor histidine kinase, protein MPAPEWRVPRLARRRATVTRAQVETIVARALGLFGLVFGAQTVPLALAQADALGRGSGAALMAGLYGAIAALAVATAMKSAVRVACLVFAGLYAVALIVWPLLVADPAALDGAAPWLYYLCTVATTAAVVALPPIWAAAYTFVIPALYGVIRVTPSGGGAPPLLAVLDAVYAIVLGVVVLAIVTMLREAAEAVDNAQEAALERYDLAARQHATEAERVKVDALVHDSVLTTLLSAAAATTPGEQQLAARMARDALHRLDEAGATGPRALDRVGLAVLVRRLRAALTTFTTPFTVRVVNAAGVELPVEAIDALYTASVQAMVNSLQHAGEPGRRVRRDIRIRGVRAGGCVIEISDNGIGFDPATVPAVRLGLRVSIEERLSNVGGSADIASQPGHGTTVTLAWPAGAGHAPRTDAGRLGGPSPADGEEVDS, encoded by the coding sequence ATGCCCGCTCCTGAATGGCGGGTGCCCCGCCTCGCGCGGCGCCGCGCCACCGTGACGAGGGCCCAGGTCGAGACGATCGTGGCCCGGGCGCTCGGGCTGTTCGGACTCGTGTTCGGCGCCCAGACGGTGCCGCTCGCGCTCGCGCAGGCCGATGCGCTCGGCCGGGGTTCCGGCGCCGCGCTCATGGCGGGCCTCTACGGGGCGATCGCCGCCCTCGCGGTGGCGACCGCCATGAAGTCCGCCGTGCGCGTGGCGTGCCTCGTCTTCGCCGGACTGTACGCCGTGGCCCTCATCGTGTGGCCGCTCCTCGTCGCCGACCCCGCAGCGCTCGACGGCGCGGCGCCGTGGCTCTACTACCTCTGCACCGTCGCGACGACGGCGGCCGTCGTCGCGCTGCCCCCGATCTGGGCGGCCGCGTACACGTTCGTGATCCCCGCCCTCTACGGCGTCATCCGGGTGACCCCGTCGGGCGGCGGCGCGCCGCCGCTGCTCGCCGTGCTCGACGCCGTCTACGCGATCGTGCTCGGCGTCGTGGTGCTCGCGATCGTCACGATGCTGCGCGAGGCCGCCGAGGCCGTCGACAACGCCCAGGAGGCGGCCCTCGAGCGCTACGACCTCGCGGCTCGCCAGCATGCGACCGAGGCCGAACGCGTCAAGGTCGACGCGCTGGTGCACGACTCGGTGCTGACGACGCTGCTGTCGGCGGCCGCGGCCACCACCCCGGGCGAGCAGCAGCTCGCGGCGCGGATGGCGCGCGATGCGTTGCACCGCCTCGACGAGGCGGGGGCGACGGGCCCGCGTGCGCTCGACCGGGTCGGGCTCGCCGTGCTCGTGCGGCGGTTGCGCGCCGCGCTCACGACGTTCACGACGCCGTTCACCGTGCGCGTCGTGAACGCGGCCGGCGTCGAGCTGCCGGTGGAGGCGATCGACGCCCTCTACACGGCGTCCGTGCAGGCCATGGTCAACAGCCTGCAGCACGCGGGCGAGCCCGGACGACGGGTACGCCGCGACATCCGGATCCGCGGTGTGCGAGCCGGCGGTTGCGTCATCGAGATCTCCGACAACGGCATCGGGTTCGACCCCGCCACGGTGCCGGCCGTGCGGCTCGGACTGCGGGTCTCGATCGAGGAACGCCTCTCGAACGTCGGCGGCAGCGCCGACATCGCCTCGCAACCGGGCCACGGCACGACCGTCACGCTCGCGTGGCCGGCGGGCGCGGGGCACGCGCCGCGCACCGACGCGGGCCGGCTCGGCGGGCCGTCGCCCGCCGACGGCGAGGAGGTCGACTCGTGA